A region of the Oncorhynchus gorbuscha isolate QuinsamMale2020 ecotype Even-year linkage group LG02, OgorEven_v1.0, whole genome shotgun sequence genome:
ATAAttcagttttcagttctttcacCTTTCTAATGAATTAAAACCACACTATGTTGACATTGCTTTCTATTTCACATCTGAGACAACCAGAAAAGCATGCGATACTCACACACAACCCTGTATAGCACATCCATCTCTGAGCAAGAGCAATACAACCTTGTTAGTCATATAGCACTATGGGCATCCCAGAATTAAACCCAGATGAAAGCAAGCTTGCATAATAAGATATGTTTTGTAAAGTGTGCAGATGTGATCGTACTTGGTAACTCTTGCATTGTTATATTTTAAAAAAGAAAGGAATGGCCAGCCAGCGGTCCCAGTTGATTGGTGTTTATTCTGACAATAGACACAAGGAAGCACATTCGACGTGCAGGACCACTATAGGTTGATGGCTGCAGATTTGTGATTGATCGCTTGCATTTTAATATCAGACTGGGTATTTTTTTAATCAAACATCTTTACAATGACAAAAATAGTACAAAATACAATAAATGTGACGGTACCTGACGATAGAAACAAGGAAGCACGTTAGATGTGTAAGACAACAGTATGTTGATGGCTGTTGATTCGTGACTCGTCTGAAAATAGCAGGGAGCTAAAGCGACCATTAAAATTAGAGCATGCTAGCTAACTCGCTCTTACAGCTATAACATGACCAATATCTAACAGGTAgcgtacacatacagtaccagtcaagtttgggttttcctttatttttactatgttctacattgtaaaataatagcgaagacatcaaaactatgaaataacacatatggaatcatgtaaccaaaaaagtgtaaaacaattctacatttattttatatttgaaattcttcgaagtagccaccctttgcctttggcagctttgcacattcttggccttctatcaaccagcttcacctgaaatgcttttccaacagtcttgaaggagttcctacatattctgagcacttgtggCTGCTTTTCCTGCACTCTGcagtccaaatcatcccaaaccatctcaattgggttgaggtctggtgattgtggaggccaggtcttcTGATACAGCACtgcatcactttccttcttggtcaaatagcccttacaacgcctggaggtgtgtttagggtcattgtcccactgatagtcccactaaacgcaaaccagatgagaGGGTGTAttcctgcagaatgctgtggtaggcatgctggttgagcgtgccttgaattctaaataaatcactgacagtgtcaccagcaaagcaccaccacaacatcacacatccccctccatgcttcatggtgggaaccacacatgcggagatcatctgttcacctactccatGTCTAACAAAGACACTGCAGTTGTAATCAAAaaactcaaatttggactcatcagacagatttccaccagtctaatgtccattgctcatgtttcttggcccaagcaagtctcttattattggtattctttagtagtggttctttgcagcaattcgaccgtgaaggcctgattcacgcagtctcctctcaACAATGGTGAGATGTCCGTTACTTAGACTCTGTGAGGTGCAATCTGAGGGGCCGTTAATTGAGCAatgctgaggctggtaactctatatgaacttatactctgcagcagaggtaactctgggtcttctcttcctgtggcggtcctcatgagagctagtttcatcatagtgcttgctGGTTTTTCAGCTGCACTTGAAAAACTTTCTAAGTTCTTAaatttccagattgactgaccttcatgtcttaaagtaatgatggactgtcatttctcttcgcttatttgagctgttcttgccctaatatggacttgttcttttaccaaatagggctatcttctgtataccaaccctaccttgtcacaacacaactgcttggctcaaacacattaaaataAGAAATTCCAGAAATTAACAAGGcaaattaattgaaatgcattcccagtgactacctcatgaagctggttgaaggaATGCCAAGAGcatgcaaagctatcatcaaggcaaagggtggctactttgaagtctcacatgaaatatattttgatttgttttacacttttttggtcacGAAAtgtttccatgtgtgttatttcataattttgatgtcttcactattattctaaaatgtagaaaatatcaaaaataaaaaacctttgtatgagtaggtgtgcctcaccttttgacaggtactgtacataGTGAACTCCTAAACATTGtatatacagtaatacagtaatttCAGAACGTGGCCTACCACCTGAATGTCAATAACAGACTGGAAAGAATTGAAGTTTGCGATCTCTCCCTATCTGCAAGCATGACCAATGGCATAACAACTTACTGATATGTAAATTTAACCAACTAATAGGAATACACAATCAAAATACAGGTTTCTGCAGTGTCAAGTGGAAACATAACCAACACTGTTACACAGACAATAGAATAATATCTACATTTTTTGTTCCAATACTCATTTACAGTATATACAACCATTTGGCAGCGAGAAGTGTATGTACTATACTGCATATACAACCATTTGGTCACTATCATAAGGCAGGAAGTGCCGAATGAACCACCATatccctaaacacacacaacagacTACAGGCAGGGATTTGTATGCATTGAAGCCCTAAATCATTCAGGATTTCTCACAAATAGTCCAGGCATCTACTATCCAGAGGTCCAAAGAAGGAGGACTTCCCGTGACAGAGGCAAGTCTAACACTCTGGGTAAATTCAGCACCAGTGTGCCCCCTGCTGGAAAGGTTGATCattcagttagccactgctagggCCTCTGGGACGAGGGAGGCAAAGAAGGCTTTGAAAAAGATCCAGGCAGTCCAAACGATGGACACCCTGTGTGGAGGCACCAGCACTGCAGTTAGCGGGTGTGGTTCATCAACCTCAGCCTCCGCCCTGGCCCCCTCTTCTCCTGCAGGGTCCTCCATCTGAGAGAAGAGGACAAACTGTTAGTTGAGATATAAACAGACTGTATTTATTTAACACTGTTACTGAAACGCTACATGCTGTGTGAGGAATGTTACTACATAAGGGCAGTAGCTAAATGCCTTGTTATAAAGCCATCTCTGTTTTCCACCGCCAGAGAGAACGTGTCTTACAGGTGGAACTGGGTTCCTGTCCTGGTGGTTCTGGATGACCTCGGGGACCTGGTTGTTGGGACCTCTGACCAGGGGCCTTCTCCTGAAGGGGAACCAGCCTGCTGTgtgcctgagaggaagacaacagaGATTAATAAAGTAGATCTGCATGATTTTTCTTAAACTGTGTGTTTATTACAGAGTCATAGCATACAGTCAAAGTACACAGGATACATGTTATTTGTGAGTACATCTTATTCACGTGGTGGTGAATTTCATGTTATTAATGGTTAAGAACAGGAAGTGCAAAAAAAGAGGCAGTACCAACTCACTGATATGATAATAATGGAAACTCTGTTTACATTCCCAGGACCAGTACAACTAACAGATAATGAAAATGTTCTTCTCATCcttttttctattctggttagagccagtttgtgctgatctgtgaagggagtagtacacagcgttgtacaagatcttcagtttcttggcaatttgtcgcatggaatagccatattttctcaaaacaagaatagactgacaagtttcagaataaagttctttgtttctggccattttgagcctgtaatcgaacccacaaatgctgatgctccagatactcaactagtctaaagaaggacagttttattgcttctttaaatcagaacaacagttttcagctgtactaacattattgcaaaagggttttctaatgatcaattagccttttaaaatgataaacttggattagctaacaacttGCCGCTGGAACACAGGAGAGATGGTTGCTGATTATGGGCCTCTATGCCTATGTAGAATTTccataaaaatctgccgtttccagctacaatagtaatttacaacattgacaatgtctacactgtatttctgatcaatttgatgttattttaaatggacaaaaaaaataaaaaaatctttcaaaaacaaggacatttctacatgaccccaaacttttgaacggtagtgtaagaaCAAACTTCCACAAAAACAGCAAACTCACAGGTACATAAGGAGGAGGCTGCTCATGACCAGGACGAAGCGGCTCAGACTGGAGTAGAAGTAGACGATGCTGAGGAAGACACCCAGACGTGCAGCCGTGTACACCCAGTCAAGCCAATCCCGATTGatatcctcctcatcctccatcaCAGGTCCGCCCTGGGCGTTCATCCGCAGGTTCTGATTGGCTGCTCCCGGGTTGATGAAGGCGGCATCCTgtgcattctgattggctggcagGGCTGCTGGGATAGCGGCTTGGTGGGGTGCGACAGGCAGGGATGCCGGCGGCTGGGGCAAAGGGGgcagatgctgctgctgctgcgtagGCTGCATGGCTTTGGGACAAAAGACAGGCACAGTCTAAGCAAAACACACTTCAAGTATTTTCCCAGCTTAACCCTTGCCTACAATTTCCGTGCCCCCGCAAAAATCTAATTAAAATCCCCAAGAAAATGTGTCTaagctagagatgttttttttgcatgggctgcttCTCAATCCACCCCATCTGCCAATATCACCCTAGACTGGTATTTGTCAGACCATGACACATCCCGAAAATCGTTCTTCTCAAGAAAATGTCCGTAGTGTCAGCacagtttggcctacaaactattcTATTGAAAGATGATACCCTCACGAAAACGACAGTTCTAAAGACACCCACAAGCTTCACAAGACTCATCTGAAGTTGGTACAGCCTcttctgccaacttctgtctgtagcctcCAAacggtttgggctacacactaatatgacgtCTCAGTGGAAAGCTGACTCCTacgaacacgatggtgttctgCGTTTTGCTCTAGGACGCCCACAAGTATCACAAGACTCGCCTGAAGGTCCCCGGTACCAGTTTTTAAAAATGAATAGaagttcaagggtttttcttgatttttaatatgttctacattgtagaataatagtgaaggtatCAAAACCatgaacacatatggaatcagatgttcaacaaatctaaatatatgttatatattcttcaaagcagccatcctttgccttgatgacagctttgcacactcttggcattctctcagccagcttcatgatGAATgatttcccaacagtcttgaaggagttcccacatatgctgagcacttgttggcttttccttcactctgtggtctaaCTCAtacaaaaccatctcaattgggttgaggttgggtgattgtggaggccaggtcatctgatgcagtactccatcactctccttggtcaaatagcccttacacagcctagaggtgtgtggggtcattgttctgttgaaaaacaaatggtagtcccactgagcgcaaaccagatgggagtgcatatcgctgcagaattctgtggtagccatgccggTTAAGTCTGCCTtgagttctaaataaatcacagtgtcacaaagcacccccacaccatcacacctcctcctacatgcttcatggtgggaaccacacatgcagagattccacgttcacctactctgcatctcacaaaggcacggcagttggaaccaaaaatctaaaatttggactcatcagaccaaaggacagatttacactggtctaatgtccattgctcgtgtttcttggcccaagcaaggctCTTCatattattggtgttctttagagTGGTTTAATTGCAGCGATTTGACCATGATGGCctgattctcctctgaacagttgatgttgagatgtgtctgttatttgaactctgaagcagagtggctgcaatctgaggtgcagttaactcgaatgaacgtatcctctgcagcagaggtaactctgggtcattCTTTCCCATGGGGTtactcatgagagctagtttcatcatagcgcttgatggtttttgcaactgcacttgaaaaaacgtTCAATATTCTTAAATTTTTTCCAGATTACTGACCATCATgttttaaaataatgatggactgtcgtttctctttgcttatttgagctgttcttgccataatatgggcttattttaccaaatagggctatcttccaggtgactacatcatgaagctggttgagataacgtcaagagtgtgcaaagctgtaatttttttaacattttacctttattttactaggcaagtcagttaagaacaaattcttattttcaatgactgcctaggaacagtgggttaactgccttgttcaggagcagaacgacagattattaccttgtcagctcggggattcgatcttcgataagctcggggattcgatctttcggttactagtccaacgctctaaccagtaggctacctacctgccgtaatcaaggcaaagggtagctactttgaagaatctcaaatatatttagatttgtttaacactttagattactacatgattccatatatgttatttcatagttttgatgtcttcactattattctaaaatgtagaaaattgttaataataaagaaaaaccctggaatgtgtaggtgtgtccaaacttttgaccggtgcTGTACATAGTTTGGTGCCTAAAATATGGGGATacatctttcttatatctctcagatataggacagacagttcaaaacaaacttccttttacattttttggggactgttattccatgtagtgaatctgttttTCAATGCGGTTtttattggctaatagcagtaatgccaAATTCAATGTTCCATCGAATCATTTTTGTATATATGTTTTGATAACTTAATGAgtcttaaaattcaaaatcaaacagCTAAAtaatccttggtatgaccatcttaaaacactATATGTTagcttattatttatttatttttgcatcAGAAAACTTGTGGGAccaaataaaaccacccacaAGTTTGGGAACCCTGCTCTAGAGGGTTAATAATATGCTATGGCAGAACAGTAGGAAGTCACATAACTAAATGTGATAAAATGCTTATGATTGAATACTTACTACTGCATGTAGTACTGGCGAGCATACATGTGCTGCAGCCAGAGAAGCTGTTGAGGGCTGTAGAGGGAGTAAGTGGGGAAGGTTGGGTTTGTCATCTCTGCTGCCACTAGACTAGAAACACAGGATAATAGCAGTGTGAATTACATGTCATGTCCGACTGAAGGATAGaccaatgtattacaaataatcTCTCCAAGCAATATAACTCTTCATAAAGCAACACAagtaatatatacagtactaatACCACCAGCCTTATGCAAAGAATGCACCAGTCTTGTTAACTCACGTTGTAGTGCCAGGCCATGCAGCTGCTGGTGGGGTGTGAGAGGGGGCAGGGGGCCTGCGCTGTCTCAGTTCTAGTTCAGTGGGCACAGATGGGGCTCGGGAGGCACCCTCTGTGTTCTGACCGGTAGGCATGGCCGATGTTTGTGCCTCTTGCTGCTCTGATTCCCTGACCTGAATCAAAAGTGAGAAATGTTGTTACACCACAGGTGTGGACATCAGTGgatgctcctcagaggaggaccatcctcagtgaatgtctgaaaaataaaaagtattaattaaaaaaaaaaaaattggcaaGGAAAGATTTTTTCCTCTgttcacagacagctgatgttttgTGCACttaagtccacaagcgaagggaaaaggtgagaggaggagagtgtgttgATGCGAGAAGGAATATAACGAGCAAAGTCATCATGCTGTTGGTATGTGGctactatgaaagtgaactgtttgcgtgtgatcaggggtgtttTCTTTCCACCAATTCTGATGAAAaccttaaacggaagcaaacggaacggtGATAAACATATCGGAATTTGTCCAAAataaactctcgtttgcaactgttggactaatgattacaccatagaaaagctagatgcaggcaagtgtGTGCAAGGTGGTATTAAATGTGTCACCTTGACTACTCAAACACCTACATTCTTAACCTTCATTCATAGGATAGGTTGTAGCAACTTCATGATGGGTGTAGGGAAAATTTAAGTATGATGTAGTAGTCTAAAGCTATCGATATTACATTAAGcttggtgaatggaatatgaatgacagaaaatgaatgacagtcatccaatatgctgaaataaggccatgctcattcaAATAAATACCGtcttccctcatcttaaacgaTACGGACAAAGTGACAACAGAAACCATCACAGTAGACTAGAGGATTCAAAATAACATGTTTGGACAGTATCTTGCTTGTCCTTTGTTTTCAATTGTTCTAACGTGAAAGGTACTTGGTCCTGGTTCCTTAAACTGCACTTGAATATGTATTGTATGATTGTTGGCATACCATTCCCAATCTGTCACAGACATGTCTAGACCCATTTGGCACTAAAATACAGGAATATACTctcacacatttaaaaaaaaaaagttatgtgAAACCCCCAACCTAACTATCTTCAGATCAAGCTGCATAGCTATAAGCTGCAGTAAAGTTTCAGAGATGCAAAGTTATGGTCTCCAGAGAATCCTAATGAGAGCATTTGTGCACCTGTATCCTGCTACCCACTGAGCTGGGActccagagaacagaacagactccGCTGACACGTTCTCAACCACTGAATGGGGGTATAATTGAGACGATTTTGGCTGATAAGGAGTCATTTGATAAGCCAAAACGCCCTATCAACTGTGTGAGGTGGCTTTTTCCTAAGCTGCATTTCTGGCTTTGACTGTCCTTTGTCAGCTCCGGGAGCTCCCAATTATTGCTACTAGTTAATATTCATGAGGTGTGCATGGTTTCTAAAGCAGAACATGAGGGAATCACTGGCACAGCAGAACTAAAAAGTTTCATCATGGTTTGGCACAATATCTTGGGGAGCAACAACCGAGACATTGTTGACTGATGCTATTTAATGAGTAGATTTAAAATAGCTTCACCTAGGACGACATCATAACCTTCACATAGAATCCAGTGTCACAGTTTCAGATAGGGTTCCATATGGGGTACTTTACCTTTGGTCTTGCTCCTAGTGGACCTATAGGCTGAGTCCTTACTGCACACACCAGGTGCACAGTGGGTGTTAGGTCTGTCTGTGAAGGCATATACATACATGATAAGAtacaccagacaacataaaccaCAGTAATATACATGACATCCATTCTTGGCACTGGACATAATGAATCCCTGATCTAGACACATTATGTTGAATCAGTAACATTATATTT
Encoded here:
- the LOC123992427 gene encoding LOW QUALITY PROTEIN: homocysteine-responsive endoplasmic reticulum-resident ubiquitin-like domain member 1 protein (The sequence of the model RefSeq protein was modified relative to this genomic sequence to represent the inferred CDS: inserted 2 bases in 1 codon), whose translation is MDNTGFPRQKTIKLVIKTPNQAHGDQTIEGVDMDWSVKELKTHLSRMYPNNPAESDQRLIYSGKLLPDHLHVRDIFRKTDLTPTVHLVCAVRTQPIGPLGARPKVRESEQQEAQTSAMPTGQNTEGASRAPSVPTELELRQRRPPAPSHTPPAAAWPGTTTLVAAEMTNPTFPTYSLYSPQQLLWLQHMYARQYYMQYHAAYAAAAASAPFAPAAGXSLPVAPHQAAIPAALPANQNAQDAAFINPGAANQNLRMNAQGGPVMEDEEDINRDWLDWVYTAARLGVFLSIVYFYSSLSRFVLVMSSLLLMYLHTAGWFPFRRRPLVRGPNNQVPEVIQNHQDRNPVPPMEDPAGEEGARAEAEVDEPHPLTAVLVPPHRVSIVWTAWIFFKAFFASLVPEALAVAN